A genomic segment from Piliocolobus tephrosceles isolate RC106 chromosome X, ASM277652v3, whole genome shotgun sequence encodes:
- the LOC111525006 gene encoding uncharacterized protein LOC111525006 isoform X2, which produces MGECHVNMKAEMRQRSYKPRNAEGARRKESSLEQTLPHSPRKKWTLLTCRSRISSLGLGSLGISTCRNDVHGYHTRSKLLKLNSHQPSTQSIYPRQQMMHHSPEMSRPHSQTNAAWPEGSAKVQNLLPQVPLRKKKLLRRGRHAEEAGELSHRCRVTKALRTESKRAEETFFLFNVAMGKYERNHEKMEIWTQTNVKGRKPRVDGGRDWSDASTGQGHQGRPVATASWTRLKRSPLRTLE; this is translated from the exons atgggagaatgccatgtgaacatGAAGGCAGAGATGAGGCAACGCtcctacaagccaaggaacgctGAGGGTGCCAGACGCAAGGAGAGCAGCCTGGAGCAGACCCTCCCTCATAGCCCCCGGAAGAAATGGACCCTGCTGACATGTCGATCTCGGATTTCTAGCCTGGGTCTCGGTTCTTTAGGGATCTCCACATGCAGGAACGATGTACACGGATACCACACAAGGAGCAAACTTCTCAAACTTAACAGCCACCAGCCTAGCACACAGAGCATCTACCCCAGACAGCAAATGATGCACCATTCTCCTGAGATGAGCCGTCCTCACTCCCAGACAAACGCGGCCTGGCCCGAGGGAAGCGCGAAGGTGCAGAACCTGCTGCCTCAG GTCCCACTAAGGaaaaagaagcttctgagaaGAGGAAGGCACGCTGAGGAAGCAGGGGAGTTGTCACACAGATGCAGGGTCACTAAG GCCTTAAGAACAGAGTCAAAGAGGGCAGAGGAAACGTTTTTCCTCTTCAACGTCGCCATGGGAAAATATGAGAGAAATCATGAAAAG atggaaatttggacacagacaaaTGTGAAAGGGAGAAAGCCACGGgtggatggaggcagagactggagtgatgcatccACAGGCCAAGGGCACCAGGGAAGGCCAGTTGCCACTGCAAGCTGGACGAGGCTAAAAAGAAGCCCCCTTCGCACCTTGGAGTGA
- the LOC111525006 gene encoding uncharacterized protein LOC111525006 isoform X1, producing MGECHVNMKAEMRQRSYKPRNAEGARRKESSLEQTLPHSPRKKWTLLTCRSRISSLGLGSLGISTCRNDVHGYHTRSKLLKLNSHQPSTQSIYPRQQMMHHSPEMSRPHSQTNAAWPEGSAKVQNLLPQVPLRKKKLLRRGRHAEEAGELSHRCRVTKALRTESKRAEETFFLFNVAMGKYERNHEKVNTIFSITNEKQIKDSLNYRIKWHRQLKYIVRINPITLLPCNKKVQEQHTRKTEGQEDHRPGSRPPAHKRTCSALLCSVFS from the exons atgggagaatgccatgtgaacatGAAGGCAGAGATGAGGCAACGCtcctacaagccaaggaacgctGAGGGTGCCAGACGCAAGGAGAGCAGCCTGGAGCAGACCCTCCCTCATAGCCCCCGGAAGAAATGGACCCTGCTGACATGTCGATCTCGGATTTCTAGCCTGGGTCTCGGTTCTTTAGGGATCTCCACATGCAGGAACGATGTACACGGATACCACACAAGGAGCAAACTTCTCAAACTTAACAGCCACCAGCCTAGCACACAGAGCATCTACCCCAGACAGCAAATGATGCACCATTCTCCTGAGATGAGCCGTCCTCACTCCCAGACAAACGCGGCCTGGCCCGAGGGAAGCGCGAAGGTGCAGAACCTGCTGCCTCAG GTCCCACTAAGGaaaaagaagcttctgagaaGAGGAAGGCACGCTGAGGAAGCAGGGGAGTTGTCACACAGATGCAGGGTCACTAAG GCCTTAAGAACAGAGTCAAAGAGGGCAGAGGAAACGTTTTTCCTCTTCAACGTCGCCATGGGAAAATATGAGAGAAATCATGAAAAGGTTAATACGATTTTCTctattacaaatgaaaaacaaattaaagataGCTTAAATTACCGAATCAAATGGCATAGACAGCTTAAGTACATAGTGAGAATCAACCCAATTACATTATTGCCCTGTAATAAAAAGGTTCAGGAACAACACACTAGAAAAACAGAAGGACAAGAAGACCACAGGCCCGGGAGCCGTCCACCTGCTCACAAACGGACGTGCAGTGCTTTGCTCTGTTCTGTTTTCAGTTAG